In one window of Armatimonadota bacterium DNA:
- a CDS encoding response regulator transcription factor, giving the protein MRRREPKRGPVHNVLIADDYPFFRRGLRMFIEEQPDLTVVGEAGTTEELVQLVETARPHIVLLDLNLDGGDGVSVVESIRNGWPDVGVIAFVTPDDADGLAVCIENGVDGCIVKNADPPLILSAIRAVSAGESWLQREMTGKLFQELRRARQAERERAAAPLSDRETEILRLLAEGLRNSQIAQRLFISERTVKVHVANIFGKLGLHDRVQATRYAIRNGLVRV; this is encoded by the coding sequence ATGAGAAGGCGCGAACCAAAACGCGGCCCGGTTCACAACGTCCTGATCGCGGATGACTATCCGTTCTTTCGGCGCGGCCTGCGCATGTTTATCGAAGAGCAGCCGGATCTGACGGTGGTCGGCGAGGCGGGTACGACCGAGGAGTTGGTGCAGCTCGTCGAGACGGCCCGCCCGCATATCGTGCTGCTCGACCTCAACCTCGACGGCGGCGACGGGGTGTCCGTTGTCGAGAGCATCCGGAACGGCTGGCCCGACGTCGGCGTGATCGCCTTCGTCACCCCCGACGACGCGGACGGGCTCGCCGTGTGTATCGAGAACGGGGTGGACGGCTGCATCGTCAAGAACGCCGACCCTCCGCTGATCCTGAGCGCGATCCGTGCGGTGAGCGCCGGAGAGAGCTGGCTCCAGCGAGAGATGACGGGGAAGCTGTTCCAGGAGCTGCGCCGCGCCCGCCAGGCCGAACGCGAGCGCGCTGCGGCCCCGCTGAGCGATCGCGAGACGGAGATCCTGAGGCTGCTCGCAGAGGGCCTGCGGAATTCGCAGATCGCGCAGCGGCTGTTCATCAGCGAGCGCACGGTCAAGGTGCACGTCGCCAACATCTTCGGCAAGCTCGGGCTTCACGACCGCGTGCAGGCGACGCGTTACGCGATTCGCAACGGCCTCGTTCGCGTCTAG
- the cpaB gene encoding Flp pilus assembly protein CpaB — MSKLTRRGIVLAALCAGLAAALLAYLFLTREKARAAEMTEPVQVVVAAQDIPLRTVIEPGMVREATRPIGTLPANSATSMREVMGRVTITALAADEPVQRAAVAPRTASLGLAYVVPEGMRAVTVALDPIIGVAGFLKAGDHVDVLATFEVDKVSVTKTVLQDLELLAIGAEVLPEEVDQPKSDKAARPKEQPNATLALDPADAEKLILAESKGRLRLTLRPVGDIVHVALDGVRSDALIGIRSESRSGAAPAQPTARVLPAAYTSPAFAGGYPRFGSGLYSDSGPESKPQPVTFSNRVKIGEDAYSAPVTVETVRGTQKSTVDVRPE; from the coding sequence ATGAGCAAGTTGACGAGAAGGGGAATCGTGCTGGCGGCCCTGTGCGCGGGGCTGGCGGCGGCTCTGCTGGCGTATCTCTTCCTCACCCGGGAAAAGGCGCGCGCAGCGGAGATGACGGAACCGGTGCAGGTCGTCGTCGCGGCGCAGGACATACCGCTGCGCACGGTGATCGAGCCGGGAATGGTGCGTGAGGCGACGCGACCGATCGGCACCCTGCCGGCGAACAGCGCGACCTCGATGCGGGAGGTCATGGGCCGCGTGACGATCACCGCGCTGGCGGCGGACGAGCCGGTGCAGCGCGCAGCAGTCGCGCCGCGCACGGCATCCCTCGGCCTCGCCTACGTCGTGCCCGAGGGCATGCGCGCGGTGACGGTGGCGCTCGATCCGATCATTGGCGTTGCCGGCTTCCTCAAGGCGGGCGATCACGTTGACGTGCTCGCCACCTTTGAGGTCGACAAGGTCAGTGTCACGAAGACCGTGCTCCAGGACCTCGAGTTGCTGGCCATCGGGGCGGAAGTGCTGCCCGAGGAAGTTGACCAGCCGAAGTCCGACAAGGCGGCGCGACCCAAAGAGCAGCCCAACGCCACGCTCGCCCTCGATCCGGCGGATGCGGAGAAGCTGATCCTCGCCGAGTCCAAGGGCAGGCTGAGGCTGACCCTGCGCCCCGTGGGCGACATTGTCCATGTGGCTCTGGACGGCGTGCGCAGCGACGCCCTCATCGGCATTCGGTCTGAATCGCGCTCCGGCGCTGCGCCGGCGCAACCGACTGCGCGGGTCCTGCCGGCTGCCTACACCTCTCCGGCTTTCGCCGGCGGCTATCCGCGCTTCGGCTCAGGGCTCTATAGCGACAGCGGTCCCGAGTCCAAGCCGCAGCCTGTGACTTTCTCGAATCGCGTCAAGATCGGCGAGGACGCGTACAGCGCACCCGTCACGGTTGAGACGGTGCGCGGCACCCAGAAGAGCACCGTGGACGTTCGTCCTGAATAA
- a CDS encoding type II secretion system F family protein — MSGFLIPVLAFVCAALAVGLVLYLLTAGQRRVGRRLTTMGSAASEPDKGSPKRDPFPTLTSLIEGQGRHSAIEAALERAGSSWRPSELVAVSAAAIVVVAALGWLVWGPLGAAAGIVIAVSAPFIVLKVLEVSRLRRFERQLPDALMLIASSLRSGYGVLRAMQAVCQEMEPPISVEFGKVLDETNVGVPTPEALVRLSRRVPLSDLDIAVTAMLIQLEVGGNLAEVMEIVASTVRERQRIRAEVNTLTAEGRMSGLILFILPIAMAVILGALNPSYMSALFTTSLGHLLMACAIGLQIVGGVVIMRMLRLDY; from the coding sequence ATGAGCGGATTCCTGATTCCAGTCCTCGCGTTCGTGTGCGCCGCCCTCGCGGTCGGGCTCGTACTCTACCTGCTCACCGCGGGCCAGCGGCGCGTCGGGCGCCGGCTGACGACCATGGGCTCCGCCGCATCCGAGCCGGACAAGGGCTCGCCGAAGCGCGATCCATTCCCCACGTTGACGTCGTTGATCGAGGGCCAGGGGAGACACAGCGCCATTGAGGCCGCCCTCGAGCGCGCGGGGAGCAGTTGGCGGCCGAGTGAGTTGGTGGCGGTGTCTGCAGCTGCGATCGTCGTCGTCGCGGCGCTCGGCTGGCTCGTGTGGGGTCCGCTGGGTGCGGCCGCGGGCATCGTGATTGCGGTCTCCGCGCCGTTCATTGTGCTCAAGGTGCTCGAGGTCAGCCGCTTGCGCCGCTTCGAGCGTCAGCTGCCGGACGCGCTGATGTTGATCGCGTCTTCGCTGCGCTCCGGGTACGGCGTCCTGCGCGCGATGCAAGCCGTATGCCAAGAGATGGAGCCGCCCATCTCTGTCGAGTTCGGCAAGGTGCTCGACGAGACCAATGTCGGCGTCCCCACGCCCGAGGCGCTCGTCCGGTTGTCGCGCCGCGTGCCGCTTTCCGATCTCGACATCGCGGTCACCGCGATGCTCATCCAGCTCGAAGTGGGCGGCAACCTGGCGGAAGTCATGGAGATCGTCGCCTCCACCGTGCGCGAGCGGCAGCGTATCCGCGCCGAGGTCAACACGCTCACGGCTGAAGGGCGCATGTCCGGGCTCATCCTGTTCATTCTTCCCATCGCAATGGCGGTGATCCTGGGCGCGCTCAACCCGTCCTACATGTCGGCGCTGTTCACGACCAGTCTGGGACATCTGCTCATGGCATGCGCGATCGGGCTGCAGATCGTCGGCGGCGTGGTTATCATGCGCATGCTGCGACTCGACTATTAG
- a CDS encoding pilus assembly protein, whose product MWPQTKNRRRGAALVEFALILPILLMLFLGIIEFGVLFLHQLTLVQVGREGSRHASLGKPVAAIEERIVNTAGALPNHDELTIDLSYSTDEGLTYPYALGDVGGGSENSAPPGTLIKVTLNWPHHLITGSFFSWLSGVQGDALPLKSEVVMRRE is encoded by the coding sequence ATATGGCCACAGACCAAGAATAGGCGGCGAGGAGCAGCGCTGGTCGAGTTCGCGCTGATCCTGCCCATACTGCTGATGCTGTTCCTGGGCATCATTGAATTTGGCGTGCTGTTCTTGCACCAGTTGACCCTCGTCCAAGTCGGACGTGAGGGGTCGCGGCACGCCTCGTTGGGCAAGCCCGTGGCGGCGATCGAGGAACGCATCGTCAACACCGCCGGCGCTTTGCCCAACCACGACGAGCTGACGATAGACCTGTCCTACTCGACCGACGAGGGACTTACCTATCCTTACGCGCTCGGCGACGTCGGTGGGGGCAGCGAGAACAGTGCGCCTCCCGGAACTCTCATCAAAGTCACGCTCAATTGGCCGCATCATCTCATTACCGGGAGCTTCTTCTCGTGGCTGAGCGGGGTGCAGGGAGACGCGCTCCCGCTCAAGTCCGAAGTCGTGATGCGCAGGGAATAA
- a CDS encoding Tad domain-containing protein produces MIRNPLKDERGISLVMAAILIVVLIGMTALAVDVGRLYAARQYLVNSCDASALAGGLELPDQAKAEAEASECAVANDMSQHQVSFPADGITPEGATKIRVDGQMTVDHTFARILGFDNKLVSAYAVVLKTGPVGSVAGRVVPWGIPWYSYDGTPYEYNNGVLYTLKVGSQTDLGDGSTAKTGGNFYPLALQRSLGDGSSGGDVYMHDIMWGFDGTVEVGDITDTEPGNMVGPTKQAVVNEPSGDESLFERAQQEPWADDTWDNYDYGNPRIVIVPIISPLGNGRTGVEILGFASFWVESCSGGEVHGYFLDYTIPGGGGSGPDYGVFTFKLIE; encoded by the coding sequence ATGATTCGCAATCCGCTGAAAGACGAACGCGGAATCAGCCTGGTCATGGCGGCGATCCTGATCGTCGTCCTGATCGGGATGACCGCCCTCGCGGTTGACGTGGGGCGCCTCTACGCGGCGCGCCAGTACCTGGTGAACTCGTGCGACGCATCGGCTCTCGCCGGTGGTCTGGAACTGCCTGACCAGGCCAAGGCGGAAGCAGAAGCGTCCGAGTGTGCCGTAGCCAACGACATGTCGCAGCACCAAGTCTCTTTCCCGGCCGACGGCATCACCCCCGAAGGCGCAACCAAGATCCGCGTCGACGGCCAGATGACGGTTGACCACACCTTCGCCCGCATCCTTGGCTTCGATAATAAGCTTGTATCTGCGTACGCGGTGGTGCTCAAGACCGGCCCGGTCGGCTCGGTGGCCGGCCGCGTGGTGCCGTGGGGCATACCGTGGTACAGCTACGACGGCACTCCGTACGAGTACAACAACGGCGTGCTCTACACGCTCAAGGTCGGCAGCCAGACCGACCTCGGCGACGGCTCGACGGCCAAGACAGGCGGCAACTTCTACCCGCTCGCCCTCCAGCGCAGCCTGGGCGACGGCAGCAGCGGCGGCGACGTCTACATGCACGACATCATGTGGGGCTTCGACGGCACCGTCGAGGTCGGTGACATCACCGACACCGAGCCCGGCAACATGGTCGGCCCGACCAAGCAGGCGGTGGTCAACGAGCCGAGCGGGGACGAGTCGCTCTTCGAGCGCGCGCAGCAAGAGCCCTGGGCCGACGACACGTGGGACAACTACGACTACGGCAACCCGAGGATCGTCATCGTCCCTATCATCAGCCCGCTGGGCAATGGTCGCACCGGGGTCGAGATCCTGGGGTTTGCCTCGTTCTGGGTTGAATCGTGCAGCGGCGGGGAAGTCCATGGCTACTTCCTTGATTACACCATCCCCGGGGGCGGCGGGTCCGGGCCGGACTACGGGGTGTTCACTTTCAAGCTTATCGAGTAG
- a CDS encoding CpaF family protein has protein sequence MSVVTRQDDAKIYQVGEADADAVGGMTRQERLELVARVHGKLLEEVEPKKLRGLSRERMMDEIRGALERVVVEGVSPLSGRVRIRVLREVYDEVNGYGPIQPLIEDPSLTEIMVNGPEQVYAERDGKLFLTDIKFRDDAHVLRIIDRIVTPLGRRVDESSPMVDARLPDGSRVNAIIPPLSLVGPCINIRKFSRVPYTDEDLIAFGTMTPAMMAFLKACVKGRLNTIISGGTGSGKTTTLNVLSSFVPNIERIVTIEDAAELQLQQDHVVTLESRPRNLEGQGEITIRMLVRNALRMRPERIIVGEARGGEALDMLQAMNTGHDGSLSTAHTNSPRDTLARLETMVLMAGMELPARAIREQIASAMNLIVHQHRFSDGSRKVTHVSEIQGMEGDVIVLQDIFLYKQSGVDETGKVIGEHVATGLRPGFLPLLASKGIHLPADMFAPQGGKK, from the coding sequence ATGTCTGTCGTTACCAGACAGGATGACGCGAAGATCTACCAGGTCGGCGAAGCGGACGCCGACGCCGTCGGCGGCATGACGCGCCAGGAGCGGCTCGAGCTAGTCGCGCGCGTGCACGGCAAGCTCCTGGAGGAAGTCGAGCCGAAGAAGCTCCGCGGCCTCAGTCGCGAGCGGATGATGGACGAGATCCGCGGCGCGCTCGAGCGGGTCGTGGTCGAAGGCGTATCCCCTTTGTCGGGGCGCGTACGCATCCGTGTCCTGCGCGAGGTCTACGACGAGGTCAACGGCTACGGGCCGATCCAGCCCCTGATCGAGGATCCGTCGCTGACCGAGATTATGGTCAACGGCCCCGAGCAGGTCTACGCGGAGCGCGACGGCAAGCTGTTCCTCACCGACATCAAGTTCCGCGATGACGCGCACGTGCTGCGCATCATTGATCGTATCGTGACGCCGTTGGGCCGACGCGTTGACGAGTCGAGCCCGATGGTGGACGCGCGCCTGCCGGACGGCTCCCGCGTCAACGCGATCATCCCGCCGTTGTCGCTGGTCGGGCCGTGCATCAACATCCGCAAGTTCTCGCGCGTCCCGTACACCGACGAGGATTTGATCGCGTTCGGCACCATGACCCCGGCGATGATGGCGTTTCTCAAGGCGTGCGTCAAGGGACGCCTCAATACCATCATTTCGGGCGGCACCGGCAGCGGCAAGACGACCACCCTCAACGTTCTCTCTTCGTTCGTCCCGAACATCGAGCGCATCGTCACCATCGAGGATGCGGCCGAGCTGCAGCTCCAGCAAGACCATGTCGTCACACTCGAAAGCAGGCCGCGCAATCTCGAGGGCCAGGGCGAGATCACCATCCGCATGCTCGTGCGCAACGCGCTGCGCATGCGCCCCGAGCGCATCATCGTCGGCGAGGCGCGCGGCGGCGAGGCGCTCGACATGCTCCAGGCGATGAACACCGGCCACGACGGCTCGCTGAGCACCGCCCATACCAACAGCCCGCGCGACACCCTCGCGCGGCTGGAGACGATGGTGCTCATGGCGGGCATGGAGCTGCCGGCGCGCGCCATCCGCGAGCAGATCGCATCGGCGATGAACCTGATCGTCCACCAGCACCGCTTCAGCGACGGGTCGCGCAAGGTGACTCACGTCTCGGAAATCCAAGGCATGGAGGGCGATGTCATCGTGCTCCAGGACATCTTCCTCTATAAGCAAAGCGGCGTGGACGAAACCGGAAAGGTCATCGGCGAGCACGTCGCCACCGGCCTGCGCCCCGGGTTCCTGCCGCTGCTCGCGAGCAAAGGCATACATCTGCCCGCGGACATGTTCGCTCCGCAGGGAGGTAAGAAATGA
- a CDS encoding response regulator, giving the protein MSSAKAKSTARVVVASSDEFESEQILHILSNQQDMEVVGIAQDGLEASQMAVQLAPDVVLVDAELRELDGISVAEAVWLAAPQVATVLMTGGDAGQTWRQAMRAGVKDVLSKPLVPTDLLEAIRDIRATGDKRHTHEFRTLTDPQLMPRVIAVAGAKGGVGKTTLATNLGVTLAQQYPGQTALVDVYSQFGDVALMLNLRPKRTLVDMVPLEDDIDQELVEAHLTPHDSGLKVLVAANEPSDLSSISVKCLSGVLTNLKRSYRFIVLDVPPMLYETTIFAFTHATALLLVANLFDLTTLNDTRKLYQLLTRDYVSKERIHLVLNRVARQNRLQVEEIARAFGREATVSIPNAAGLAVTSINEGVPFVISHPDAAVSRAIRDLAEKAIKVGGNGASPIGGSHPGKLKWLARK; this is encoded by the coding sequence ATGTCTTCCGCCAAAGCGAAGAGCACTGCTCGCGTCGTTGTCGCGAGTAGTGACGAGTTTGAGAGCGAGCAGATCCTGCACATCCTGAGCAACCAGCAGGACATGGAAGTCGTCGGCATTGCGCAGGATGGGCTGGAGGCATCGCAGATGGCGGTGCAACTCGCGCCGGACGTGGTGTTGGTCGATGCCGAGCTGCGAGAGCTCGACGGCATCTCGGTGGCCGAGGCGGTCTGGCTCGCAGCACCACAGGTGGCGACGGTTCTGATGACCGGCGGCGACGCAGGGCAGACGTGGCGCCAGGCGATGCGCGCCGGGGTCAAGGACGTCCTGAGCAAGCCGCTCGTGCCGACCGATCTGCTCGAGGCGATACGCGACATTCGGGCAACCGGCGACAAGCGCCACACGCACGAGTTCCGGACGCTCACCGATCCACAACTCATGCCCCGGGTCATCGCCGTCGCCGGCGCCAAGGGCGGCGTCGGCAAGACGACGTTGGCGACCAACCTCGGCGTCACGTTGGCGCAGCAATACCCGGGGCAGACGGCGTTGGTTGACGTCTATTCCCAGTTCGGCGACGTGGCACTGATGCTCAACCTGCGCCCGAAGCGGACCCTCGTGGACATGGTTCCACTGGAGGACGACATAGACCAGGAGTTGGTGGAGGCGCACCTCACGCCCCATGACTCCGGACTCAAAGTGCTGGTGGCGGCGAACGAGCCGAGCGATCTCAGCTCGATCAGCGTCAAGTGCCTGAGTGGGGTGCTGACCAATCTCAAGCGCAGCTACCGGTTCATCGTGCTTGACGTCCCGCCCATGCTCTACGAGACCACGATATTCGCCTTCACGCATGCCACGGCGCTGCTCTTGGTGGCGAATCTGTTCGACCTGACGACACTCAACGACACGCGCAAGCTGTACCAACTGCTGACGCGCGACTACGTGTCAAAGGAACGCATTCACCTGGTACTCAACCGCGTCGCACGACAGAACCGGCTCCAGGTGGAAGAGATCGCCCGCGCGTTCGGGCGTGAGGCGACCGTCAGCATCCCCAATGCCGCAGGGCTGGCGGTCACGTCGATCAACGAAGGCGTGCCCTTCGTCATCAGCCATCCCGATGCGGCCGTTTCCCGCGCCATACGCGATCTCGCCGAGAAGGCGATCAAGGTCGGCGGCAATGGGGCATCACCCATCGGCGGCAGCCATCCCGGCAAACTCAAGTGGCTGGCGAGAAAATAG
- a CDS encoding pilus assembly protein N-terminal domain-containing protein, translating to MKTRPHIAQQLARRAVLALMMTVLLVALAGSGWGQQVSADPAVEKPMMLGASEVLDFQGIKRAAVADPAIADYVVLSAKQIMVTARMAGATDLYVWDEKGQHTFRLVVTGVPSVMPEVVAKIRDTIAHPGITVSEHNGVILLDGEVETAYAAQRAEAIASAYAPKVQNLIQVRIKPEKPPLDIEQIQSAVGPDVTVYALTDSTLMFEGTATPEQKKRMEQIIKVLGTQVAVVDMVSAPAYEPRQILVHVKVVDVDKSALSDIGIDWGGLTSSSAEGGITQYLGKDQPILFGEVFSGPVALADGGPIRRLEGISARLKALVTDNKARVLAEPNLLVAEGETADMLVGGEIPIPVVQSTTGAATSAAGAVTVEWKEFGVRLEITGNIGANGKSIDLEVTPEVSSLDFGNAIVVSNILLPALRTRRAHSVVHIGDGQTLVIGGLYQSELSESVRKIPLLGDIPIIGELFKRTDKQLRETELVILVTPEIVTESSAAARTESALEKIGEIQ from the coding sequence ATGAAAACGAGACCACATATCGCACAGCAGTTGGCGCGTCGGGCGGTGCTCGCCCTGATGATGACCGTCCTGCTCGTCGCCCTCGCCGGCAGCGGCTGGGGGCAGCAGGTGAGCGCCGACCCGGCAGTGGAGAAGCCCATGATGCTGGGCGCCTCCGAGGTGTTGGATTTCCAGGGCATCAAGCGGGCGGCGGTCGCTGATCCCGCTATCGCAGACTACGTCGTGCTGTCGGCCAAGCAGATCATGGTCACCGCGAGAATGGCCGGCGCCACCGACCTCTACGTCTGGGACGAGAAGGGTCAGCACACGTTCCGCCTCGTGGTGACGGGAGTGCCGTCGGTCATGCCCGAGGTGGTCGCGAAGATTCGCGACACCATCGCGCACCCCGGCATCACTGTCAGCGAGCACAATGGCGTCATCCTCCTCGATGGCGAGGTGGAGACCGCCTACGCAGCGCAGCGCGCCGAGGCGATCGCGAGCGCCTACGCGCCGAAGGTCCAGAACCTGATCCAGGTGCGCATCAAGCCGGAGAAGCCCCCGCTCGACATCGAGCAGATCCAGAGCGCGGTCGGGCCGGATGTCACGGTATATGCCCTGACCGACAGCACGCTCATGTTCGAGGGCACGGCGACTCCCGAGCAAAAGAAGCGCATGGAGCAGATCATCAAGGTCCTGGGGACGCAGGTGGCTGTTGTGGACATGGTGTCCGCGCCCGCCTACGAGCCCCGCCAGATCCTGGTGCACGTGAAGGTGGTGGATGTTGACAAGTCCGCCCTGAGCGACATCGGTATTGACTGGGGCGGCCTGACGAGCAGTTCCGCAGAGGGCGGGATCACCCAGTACCTGGGCAAGGACCAGCCGATCCTCTTCGGCGAGGTGTTCTCGGGACCGGTTGCGCTCGCAGACGGCGGACCGATCCGCAGACTCGAAGGCATCAGCGCCCGACTCAAGGCGCTGGTCACGGACAACAAGGCGCGCGTCCTCGCCGAGCCCAACCTGCTCGTGGCCGAGGGCGAGACCGCGGATATGCTCGTCGGCGGGGAGATTCCGATCCCCGTGGTGCAGTCGACGACCGGAGCGGCGACCTCGGCCGCCGGTGCGGTCACGGTCGAGTGGAAGGAGTTCGGCGTCAGGCTCGAGATCACGGGCAATATCGGCGCGAACGGCAAGAGCATAGATCTCGAAGTCACGCCCGAGGTGAGCAGCCTCGACTTCGGGAACGCGATCGTGGTGAGCAACATCCTGCTGCCCGCGCTGCGGACGCGGCGCGCGCACAGCGTGGTGCATATTGGCGACGGGCAGACCCTCGTCATCGGCGGTTTGTATCAGAGCGAGCTGTCGGAGAGCGTGCGCAAGATCCCGCTCCTGGGCGACATTCCGATCATCGGAGAGTTGTTCAAGCGCACCGACAAGCAGTTGCGCGAAACGGAGCTGGTGATTCTCGTCACGCCCGAGATCGTGACCGAGAGCTCGGCCGCGGCACGCACCGAGTCCGCCCTCGAGAAGATCGGAGAGATCCAGTAA
- a CDS encoding type II secretion system F family protein translates to MLLIISALTFVAVSLMVTSAMRPRLAAVRERIDDYMLPQQEAYHGHPWLETGFGSRVLLPALRALGKTVSGFTPSGALEKIRRKLDMAGNPRHIGVIEYIGLKALAVALAVVAGILLLRFAPFEGLLLWAVTAVAVAVGFWLPDIVLQRIIETRQSAIRRALPDVLDLLVVSVEAGVGFDGAMQKVVEKSGGPLPQELGRVLEQVRLGKSRADALREMGQRTQVPDLVSFVAAVQQAELLGVSIAKVLRVQADAARERRSQRAREAAAKLPVKLLFPLVFFIFPALFVVILGPGAIRFAELFKVLGK, encoded by the coding sequence GTGTTACTGATCATAAGCGCGTTGACATTCGTCGCCGTGTCACTGATGGTGACGAGCGCCATGCGGCCTCGTCTCGCGGCGGTCCGCGAGCGCATAGATGACTACATGCTGCCGCAGCAGGAGGCCTATCACGGCCACCCGTGGCTCGAGACGGGCTTCGGCTCGCGCGTCCTGCTGCCCGCACTGAGAGCGCTCGGCAAGACGGTGAGCGGATTCACGCCCTCCGGGGCGCTTGAGAAGATTCGCCGCAAGCTCGACATGGCCGGCAATCCCCGTCATATCGGCGTGATTGAATACATCGGCCTCAAGGCGCTGGCGGTCGCGCTGGCGGTGGTGGCCGGCATCCTGCTCCTGCGCTTCGCCCCGTTTGAGGGGCTGCTGCTGTGGGCGGTGACGGCGGTCGCGGTCGCGGTCGGGTTCTGGCTGCCGGACATCGTGCTCCAGCGCATCATCGAGACGCGCCAGTCCGCCATCCGCCGCGCGCTCCCGGATGTCCTCGACCTGCTGGTCGTGAGCGTCGAGGCCGGCGTCGGTTTCGACGGCGCGATGCAGAAAGTCGTGGAGAAGAGCGGCGGCCCGCTGCCGCAGGAACTGGGCCGCGTTCTGGAGCAGGTGCGCCTCGGCAAGTCGCGCGCGGACGCCCTGCGCGAGATGGGACAGCGCACACAGGTGCCGGATCTCGTGTCCTTCGTCGCCGCGGTGCAGCAAGCCGAATTGCTCGGCGTGAGCATCGCCAAGGTGCTCCGCGTGCAAGCCGACGCGGCGCGCGAGCGTCGCTCTCAGCGCGCCCGCGAGGCGGCGGCGAAGCTGCCCGTCAAGCTGCTCTTCCCGCTCGTGTTCTTCATCTTCCCGGCGCTGTTCGTGGTCATCCTGGGGCCGGGAGCGATTCGGTTCGCCGAGCTGTTCAAGGTGCTTGGGAAATAG